Proteins encoded by one window of Drosophila melanogaster chromosome X:
- the Rab40 gene encoding Rab40, isoform A has translation MGTMTKDYDYLLKVLLVGDSDVGKHEILSNLEDPSTESPFCSGNAYKTTTILLEGKRVKLQLWDTSGQGRFCTIIRSYSRGAQGIILVYDITNKWSFDGIDRWLKEVDEHAPGIPKVLVGNRLHLAFKRQVAAKQAETYASRNNMSCFEISPLCNFNIRESFCELARMALHRNGMEHIWRSNKVLSLQELCCRTIVRRTSVYAIDSLPLPPSVKSTLKSYALTTSQCFNSLTQSSKSKNRCKTPTSSSRNSCAIA, from the exons ATGGGAACCATGACCAAGGACTACGACTATCTGCTAAAGGTTCTACTGGTGGGCGACAGCGATGTGGGCAAGCACGAGATTCTCTCAAACCTGGAGGATCCCTCCACGGAGAGTCCCTTCTGCAGTGGGAACG CCTACAAGACGACCACCATCCTGCTGGAGGGCAAGCGGGTGAAGCTGCAGCTGTGGGACACCTCCGGCCAGGGACGCTTCTGCACGATCATTCGCTCCTATTCGCGCGGCGCCCAGGGCATCATCCTCGTCTACGACATCACCAACAAGTGGAGCTTCGACGGTATCGATCGGTGGCTCAAGGAGGTCGACGAG CACGCCCCAGGAATTCCGAAGGTTCTTGTCGGGAATCGCCTGCACTTGGCCTTCAAGCGACAGGTGGCGGCCAAACAGGCCGAGACCTACGCCAGCCGCAACAATATGTCCTGCTTCGAGATATCGCCTCTCTGCAACTTCAACATCCGCGAGTCCTTTTGCGAACTGGCGCGGATGGCCCTGCATCGCAACGGCATGGAGCACATCTGGCGCAGCAATAAGG TGCTGTCGCTTCAGGAATTGTGCTGCAGGACAATTGTGCGAAGGACGAGCGTGTATGCGATCGAttcgctgccgctgccgccgtcGGTGAAGTCGACGCTCAAGTCATACGCGCTGACCACGTCCCAGTGCTTCAATTCACTGACCCAGAGCTCCAAGAGCAAGAACCGCTGCAAGACGCCGACGAGCAGCAGTCGGAATAGCTGTGCGATCGCGTGA
- the Rab40 gene encoding Rab40, isoform B — protein MGTMTKDYDYLLKVLLVGDSDVGKHEILSNLEDPSTESPFCSGNDCTSHILQTVAYKTTTILLEGKRVKLQLWDTSGQGRFCTIIRSYSRGAQGIILVYDITNKWSFDGIDRWLKEVDEHAPGIPKVLVGNRLHLAFKRQVAAKQAETYASRNNMSCFEISPLCNFNIRESFCELARMALHRNGMEHIWRSNKVLSLQELCCRTIVRRTSVYAIDSLPLPPSVKSTLKSYALTTSQCFNSLTQSSKSKNRCKTPTSSSRNSCAIA, from the exons ATGGGAACCATGACCAAGGACTACGACTATCTGCTAAAGGTTCTACTGGTGGGCGACAGCGATGTGGGCAAGCACGAGATTCTCTCAAACCTGGAGGATCCCTCCACGGAGAGTCCCTTCTGCAGTGGGAACG ACTGCACATCTCATATCCTTCAAACGGTAGCCTACAAGACGACCACCATCCTGCTGGAGGGCAAGCGGGTGAAGCTGCAGCTGTGGGACACCTCCGGCCAGGGACGCTTCTGCACGATCATTCGCTCCTATTCGCGCGGCGCCCAGGGCATCATCCTCGTCTACGACATCACCAACAAGTGGAGCTTCGACGGTATCGATCGGTGGCTCAAGGAGGTCGACGAG CACGCCCCAGGAATTCCGAAGGTTCTTGTCGGGAATCGCCTGCACTTGGCCTTCAAGCGACAGGTGGCGGCCAAACAGGCCGAGACCTACGCCAGCCGCAACAATATGTCCTGCTTCGAGATATCGCCTCTCTGCAACTTCAACATCCGCGAGTCCTTTTGCGAACTGGCGCGGATGGCCCTGCATCGCAACGGCATGGAGCACATCTGGCGCAGCAATAAGG TGCTGTCGCTTCAGGAATTGTGCTGCAGGACAATTGTGCGAAGGACGAGCGTGTATGCGATCGAttcgctgccgctgccgccgtcGGTGAAGTCGACGCTCAAGTCATACGCGCTGACCACGTCCCAGTGCTTCAATTCACTGACCCAGAGCTCCAAGAGCAAGAACCGCTGCAAGACGCCGACGAGCAGCAGTCGGAATAGCTGTGCGATCGCGTGA